A window from Halomicrobium urmianum encodes these proteins:
- a CDS encoding DUF7576 family protein: MVDPTSDLQADVDEEGAPTCETCGDAIANDPNHRVSTWVEDGSVRTVHFCDDACRQSLDRE; the protein is encoded by the coding sequence ATGGTCGACCCTACGTCAGACCTGCAAGCGGACGTCGACGAGGAGGGCGCGCCGACGTGCGAGACGTGCGGGGACGCGATAGCGAACGACCCGAACCACCGCGTGAGCACGTGGGTCGAGGACGGCAGCGTGCGGACGGTCCACTTCTGCGACGACGCCTGCCGGCAGTCCCTCGACCGGGAGTAA
- a CDS encoding sirohydrochlorin chelatase, producing MQRDTLLLIGRSTGRARQVYEVHADRLRRRGVASEVRTLTYEREPLRELREGLQAIEADRAFAVPLCVAHTRETTDDLPAALGRAPTPVTYCEPVGRSPAVTRAIVDRAADRVDAPSEAGLVLVGFGASGTPYQRQAAEYHAARLRETDRYAEVTTCFLLQNPTVECARYNVSASETVAVPLFLAPGEATEERIPAELEVDRGGVVCADPLADHELVTDAIEAEVEKQRVLAGDGTPGTLEAALTRQSRAVATDGEGVR from the coding sequence ATGCAACGCGACACACTCCTCCTGATCGGCCGGTCCACCGGACGCGCGCGGCAAGTGTACGAGGTCCACGCCGACCGCCTCCGTCGCCGCGGCGTCGCGAGCGAGGTGCGGACGCTGACCTACGAGCGCGAACCGCTCCGGGAACTGCGCGAGGGACTGCAGGCCATCGAGGCCGACCGCGCGTTCGCCGTCCCGCTGTGCGTGGCCCACACCCGCGAGACGACCGACGACCTGCCCGCCGCGCTCGGCCGGGCTCCGACGCCGGTGACCTACTGCGAGCCCGTCGGCCGGAGCCCCGCCGTCACGCGAGCCATCGTCGACCGGGCGGCCGACCGCGTCGACGCCCCGTCGGAGGCCGGCCTCGTCCTCGTCGGGTTCGGCGCCAGCGGGACGCCGTACCAGCGACAGGCCGCCGAGTACCACGCCGCCCGCCTGCGCGAGACAGACCGGTACGCCGAAGTGACGACCTGCTTCCTGCTGCAGAACCCGACGGTCGAGTGCGCCCGGTACAACGTCTCCGCCAGCGAGACCGTCGCCGTCCCGCTGTTCCTGGCCCCCGGCGAGGCCACCGAGGAGCGAATCCCGGCGGAGCTCGAGGTCGACCGCGGCGGCGTCGTCTGCGCGGATCCGCTGGCCGACCACGAACTGGTCACCGACGCCATCGAGGCCGAGGTGGAGAAGCAGCGCGTCCTCGCCGGCGACGGAACGCCGGGGACCCTCGAGGCCGCCCTCACCCGTCAGTCCCGCGCCGTCGCGACAGACGGCGAGGGCGTGCGCTGA